The Vicinamibacterales bacterium sequence AACCATAAAGGTGGAGTGTCCACGAGCAATATTGTCGGACGCGCCAACTCGGGCGAAGACCCGATCAACCAAGGGCAGTTTCGCTTGGCGGGCAGGCACAAACGAACCTGTCTGAGCCAAGATCGTAAGCAACGCAGCTTGGCGGAGGTAGGTTGACTTACCACCCATATTTGGTCCGGTTAGGATTATGAGTTGGTGGCTCAACTTATTTAGCAAGAGATCGTTTGGTACAAACCTTTCCGGGGTATACCGTTCGACAACGGGATGACGAACATCGTAAGCCTCGAATTCATCTCCATTATGAATTTGTGGTTTTGTATATTCGTGGGTGACGGCAACTTCCGCAAGAGCGGATAGGGTATCAAGACCGGAAACCGCCCTTGCTGTGTCTTGAATGCGAGGAATTTCCTCTGCTATTTGTTTCCGAAGAGCCTCGAATAAGGCTATCTCTTGCTCCAGGATTCGCTCATCTGCGCCAAGAATAGAGTCTTCGTATTCCTTAAGACTAGGAGTGACGAAACGTTCGCCTCCTGCGACTGTCTGTTTGCGATGGTAATCATCCGGTACGGACTGTAAATGCGCCTTGGAGATCTCTATGTAGTAACCAAATATTCGATTGAATCGAATTTTCAAACTGGAAATTCCGGTGCGGGTCCGTTCTGCTGCCTCCATTTCTGAGATTAATTGACGGCCGCTGTTACTTATGGAGCGCAGCTCATCTAATTTAGAATTACTGCCTTCACGAATGCAGCCTCCATCCCGAGCTTGAGCAGGGGCATCTTCAGAGATAGTCTTCTCAATGAGGCTTCTTAAATCGCTCAGATCGTCGAGTTCGCCCAATAGGCTAAGGGTAAGAGGTGCGTGCAGGTCTCCCAGAATGCCTCGAATTCTGGGAAGTAAAACAGCGGACTGGTGGAGTGCGAGTAAATCACGAGGTCCAGCGGTCGCTAACGACACTCGTGCCACGAGACGCTCAAGGTCGACCACGCCTTTAAGGACCTCTCGAAGTTTGCCACGGGTCACGGTATCAAAGGCGAATTCCTCAACCGCATCAAGACGATCTTGGATTCGTTCAATTGACAAGAGTGGCCTGACCAGCCAGGACCTGAGCTGGCGTCCTCCCATTGCTGTTACAGTCTGATCGATGGTTGAGAGTAAGCACCTTTCCGAAGACCCATCCGATGCAGCGATGATTTCCAGATGTTGGAACGTCGTTGGATCAATGCTCAAATATTGGGAGTGTTCTCGAAGACTAAGTTCTCGAAGGTGTGACAGGTCGCACTTCTGAGTGTCCCTCAAATAGCTTATGAGGCCCCCGGCCGCCGCCGTCGCGGCCAACCGTTCTTTGAGTCCGAATCCTTCGAGGTCCTGAACATGTAATTGAGAACACAATGTGTCGCGTGCACGCTCAAGATTGAAGGTCCACGAGTCAATACGTGTAATTGGTGTTTCACCGATGTGTTTAAGGAGTGCGGAGTCTTCCATGTCATCAGGAATTACCAATTCCCGAGGCTGAAGTACAGATATTTCATCGAGAACCTGTTGATGAGCCGTAGCACCCTGATATTCAGCCACCTGAAACTCACCCGTTGAGAGGTCTACGAGGGCGACACCGTATTGAGCGGAGGTCTTTGTGGGTTCTTTCTTACTATTTTCCTTCGGAACGATGGCCATTAAGAAGGCCGGTTTTCGTGAGTTTAGCTCATCACTATCAATGAGAGTCCCAGGAGATACCACGCGTACGATTTCCCTCTTAACGAGACCTTTTCCCTTCTTTGCGCTGTTCATCTGCTCGCAGATAGCCACCCGAAATCCTTTGGTGACGAGACGTGCGATGTAACCTTCGGCAGAGTGAAACGGAACGCCACACATCGGAATGGCCGCTCCATCCCCGTCTTTCGACCTGGAGGTCAGAGTCAGGTCCAAGGCCCGCGCAGCCGTAAGTGCGTCTTCGTAAAACATTTCGTAAAAATCGCCCATTCGAAAAAACAGTACCGCATCGGAATACTGTTGCTTGGTATCTAAGTACTGTCGCATTACGGGCGTTACAGCCGATTTAGTAGGGTGGGAAGGCAAGGGCGGGTCTCGAATAATGAGTGCATCCGACACTTTAAGGATGCAAGGTGGCCACAGTATAGGTAGGGGTCAATCGGCAGTCAAGATGTTGAAGACATTGACTTTCTGGTGGCTGCGCACTCTACTAGAATCGTTTTGCTAATGGAGAGAAGAAGTGGGTTCCAGGGCATCGTATTAGCTCTGGAGACAGCGACTCGACCAGGCGGCATCGCGGTGCTCCATCACGGGAAGATTGTTGCTAGTAAATCTGGCTCCGCTGACCGAACTCATGGTGAGCGGCTACCGAGAGATATTATTGACCTCTTAGGAACCCTCGATCTTACTGTTGATGACGTCGAACGCTATGCAGTAGCCGTGGGCCCAGGATCGTTTACCGGACTTAGGGTTGGAATCTCTACGATACAAGGACTGTCATTGGTTAAGGCTGTTCCAATCGTTGGGGTGTCGACTCTTGCAGCGCTGGTTGATGGGGTTCGTGATTCGATACTTGTTGGGGCTTGGCTCGACGGACAACGAAATCAGGTCTTTAGTGCGGGCTACCTTCGACTTGAGGAAGTGGGTAGCCCGCCAACAAGTGCGAGTAGTGGGGGACTGCCCACGATTATTACGGTGCCCGAAGGGTTCTTAGAAATCGAACCGCATTCCGTTGGTACGCCACAAGAGGTGTCAACCTGTTGGCAGGAGAGGCTGGAAGAGAAGCCCTTGACTCTCGTGGGCGATGGTGCCCACCGATATATGAGTGAAGCCAAGGATCTCCTGGGTTCAACGGTTCGAGTGTTACCAATTCCGGGGAACCTGGCGGAAAACGTTGGCCGATTGGCACTGGCTGCTTCTGAGGGTCAATTATTAGGACCACATGCTCTACGGCCCTTGTATGTCCGAAGGCCGGATGCTGAGTTAGCACGAAATCGGCGTCGAGGCTGACAGGATGCATTGATGGAAGCCAGCATTGAGAGGGCGAGTCTAAGTCGCGATATTGACGGACTTGTTGAGTTGGAGGCATTGAGCTTTCAGACGCCTTGGACCCGTCAAATGCTTATCGATGAATTGAGCAGGGTAAGTGTTTCCGAGGCTTTCGTGGTTCGGTTCAACCAAGAATCCTTAGTGGGATACTGTTCTTGGCGACTAATTGAGGGAGAGTTGCACCTCAACAATTTAGCGATTCATCCTGATTATCGTCGACAGGGCTTGGCCCGTCTTCTTTTGAGTCATCTGGCACAGGATGCGTGCAGTCGCGGGGCAAGCTCCATTCTGTTGGAGGTGCGTTCATCAAACACCGCTGCCCTTGGGTTGTATGGGCGAATGGGTTTTAAGCGCATGGATAGGCGGCCGGATTACTATAGAAATCCAGTTGAGGACGCAGTGCTCCTATCTAAAAGTTTGACGCAAAACTGCTGAGTTTTTGGACATCAAGGCCTAATCTGCCGTAGAGACTCTTGAACCCCTGGAAGCCTTATGGTACCGTGCGCCCGTCCGTGGTTCCACCAACTAGGGCTCTTTGTTCTGAAAGGAGGGGAGGATGTCGACAGAGACTGAAATCAGAGAGCGGCTGCTCTTGAACAATGAGGAATTTCAGGAGTTGGCCGCCAATCACGACATGCTCGACACCCGTTTGGCAAAGCTCGGTAGCCAACACTATCTAACCGATAACGAACAGGTTGAGGAAACCACCCTCAAGAAGCAAAAACTGCATATCAAGGATCGAATGGAGCATATTCTCCGATGTAGCCTCCGTCCGCCCCCGCAAGTGGTAGAAAGTTCCAGTAAATCCACAGCAGGTGGGTAGCTCCTACTCGACCTAAGCCTAGAATATATCTCGTGCCCATCGATCGATCGGGCGTACCGTTTGTTGCTGCGACAGCTATTCCCGCAGTTGTCCTGGTCTTGCTGGATCTTTTGTGGTGGGCCATTCCTTTTGTCATAGTCGGTGGATTCTTCCTGTTCTTTTTTCGGGATCCACGACGGCGTCCACCAGGAACTAAGGGGGCGGTACTTGCCCCTGCGGATGGTCGGGTTTTGGTGGCGGGAGAGGTGGTCTCGGCAGATCCACCAAAGGGATCTTGGTGGCAGGTGAGCATTTTTTTGTCGCTGGCCGATGTGCACATGAATCGAGTTCCTGTTGAAGGCGAGGTAATTCACATTCTCCGCCAATCAGGCCAGTTTTTTGCGGCGTATAGAGGCGAAGCTAGTTCTAGTAACGCGCGAACCGAAGTGGCTTTTCGGCATAGCGACGGGGTGATAGTGTGTAGACAGATTGTTGGGGTGCTTGCTCGCAGGATCGTATGTCGTGTTAGGGTGGGACAGAAGGTGCAGGCTGGAGATCGTTTCGGTATTATGAAGTTTGGCTCACGTATTGATTTGTTCATACCAAGAACGGCCACCATTGCCGTCGTGCCCGGCCAGCGGGTGCGTGGAGGGGAGAGCGTCGTTGCTAGATTAGTGGGCGAAGAGAAGCCCAAGACCGGGTTCTAGGCATGGTAGTTCTGAGAGGCTTTCAAAGCGATCAACGTGCTCGGCGGGGCATGTTCCTACTGCCTAGCATGCTCACGGTTGCCAATCTCTTCTGTGGATACGCTTGTCTGATTTATACCCTCAGAGGGGAGTTTGGCACGGCCGCTCCGTTCATTGGCATTGCGCTTGTTCTTGACACTCTGGATGGGCGAATCGCTCGGCTAATGAAAGCCACTAGTGCGTTTGGGGTCGAATTTGACTCGTTGGCAGACATTGTCTCCTTTGGTTTGGCCCCGGCGGTCTTAGTGTGTGCTTGGGGCCTAACGCCTTTTGGACAATTAGGCTGGGCTGCAGGCTTTTTGTATCTTGTGGCGGCGGGAACTCGATTGGCGCGTTTTAATATTCAGAGGGGAACGTTAGATAAGCGTTATTTTGTTGGAATGCCAAGCCCGGCAGCTGCCTGTGTGCTTGCGGCGACGGTGTTTGCTTTTCCGACTCCTTCGGTTGGTGCAATTGAGGCATTACCGATCTTCCTGGTAATACTAGTTCCTGCCTCTTTGATGATCACGACCTTGAGATTTCGTAGTTTTAAAGAGGTTAATCTCGGCCATCGGCGTTCGTACGTGCCGCTCATCGCCATTGCGGGTGTAATCGCGGTAATTAACGCGCACCCCCCATTCGTCTTAGCAGGGATGGCATACATCTATCTTGCCTCCGGACCGGTTGAAGAACTCCTTAGTCGAGTTGAAGTGCGTAGAAAATCTGCAGCCGACGAAGCTGACGATAATAGTAGGAATACTGCGACGGGTGATACTGCTAATCGCCCTCATTTTCATTAAGAGCAGGCGAACGAGCCTTTTACGAGGATTTGTTCGGAACGCCTAGTAGTTGACCGGGCGTCTTCGTTAGTGGCGTAAGAAGTACTTCGTCGTTTACAGACCCAACAACAATCCAACCATCATCCCAAAAGATCTCTAAACCTCGCGTGAGATCTTCGACTGACATCTGAATTCCGGGTAATAGGTTGAACGGTGCAAGTTGGCGTTCGGCCGGACCTCCACGCCCGGGGAGCGCGGCCAAGCCAGTTGTCAGTGGTGGTGTAAAGCGTAATCCTGGAGGATGATCTAGGGATTCAAGATCCTTAGTGATCTCGAACATGCCTGGTAAGTTTGTCAAATCGACTGTTCCATTGCGGAGGGGCTTAATTAACCACTCGGGGACTTCATGATTGGCTTCTGTTAATGACGAGGTAGGGTGCATTCCTGGTATGTATGGCTGCGGCGTAAGTGGTAAAGCCTTTGCCGAGATGTAACTATGCAACTCCCCAGCGCCCGTGAGAAGCACGAACTCTGCTTTTGAAGCTCCTTCGGCTTGTAGAATGATCGGAGGGGCGGCAAGTTCAGTCGATATTTCCAACGCCTCGCCCAACTCAACAGCATTCAACTCATCAGAATCCTCAGACTCCGTCTCTTCCGCATTCTCCGCAGTCGAGGCGCTTTCCTCTGATTCCTCGGCCATTAAAAGATCGGTCTCTCCAGGCTGAAGTGGTTCCAGCATCGGGGCGCTTGAAAAGTCTCCAGCAGTTTCGCCAGTCTGAGAATAAATGAGATGGAGCGGAAGCGTTCGGCCTGAAATCATGAGTGCATCGCCAAACTGGACGAGGCCTCCCACTGGCCTAGTGGGAAGATCCTGCTTCCATAATTGAACGCCCGATTTTCGTGCAAGAGCGCGTAATTGATTATCTAGTGAAACAAAGTAAATGGTCTCCGAATCAACTACTGGCGCGCCAACTATGTCTCCACCCGTTCTCCAACGCCAACGGATTCGCCCGTCGGATTGATCCATCGCATACAGAAAATTATCAGTGGTGCCTACGTAGAGTTGATCATAGGCAACGGTAATGGGTCCGGGAGCGCCCCCGAGTTGTCGCTCCCAGAGCACGGTTCCGCTCGAAAGTTCTAAGGCCGCAATGGCGCCATTGTCTTGGGGGACATACAGATGATTGTCATCAACGGTGGGAGGAAGGACCGCGGCTGAGAGTTCCTGAGTCCAGATCGGTCGTCCTGTGGATCGTGCATGTGCTGAGACGAACCCGGTAACGAGTCCGATGATCAGCCAGTCTGGATTCGAATATACCTCTGTAGAGGCAGGATCCGGGAGGTCGACATGCCACTTTTCGGCACCGGACACCGCCCATAGTGCGCGGACCTTCTTGTCATTGACGACGAAGACGGTGTCTCCAGAGGGAGTGGGACGGAAATCAACTTGCTGTTCCACTGTCCATTGGACGATTCCGTCGAACCGGGACACGGCTACGAATTGATCGTTCCGCAACGGGATATAGAGAAAGGTCTCGTCGCCCGCAGGAAGACCGGCAGGGGCCGCCGGTAGGGTAGTCTGCCAGTTGTAGCCGACTGGAAAGATGGATGGGGCAAGAATCTCTTCAGGGGATGAATCCTGACCTATAGCTGAGGCCGCGAGAACAGCCATCAAGAGCGTGCTCACAGTAAATAACAGCCGATGCCTTAACGGGCGGCTCTTGGACGAGTGCGATGACCTCAACAAAATCTGAAGCACCCCGTTATAATATCCTCGAATCGGTCGAAGAGTGCCCCAAGCTGGTTGTTTAATCGCGTGACACACCAAACACTGGTCGTCCTTGATTTCGGCTCTCAGTACACGCAGTTGATCGCACGTCGGCTGCGTGAATTATCGGTGTATGCCGAGATTGTTCCATTCAACATATCCATAAACGATTTAGCTGCGCGTAATCCCGTCGGAATAATTTTGTCGGGCGGGCCTAAATCGATTTCTGACCGAGACGCTCCTAAGTGCGATCCGGAACTGTTTAAGATGACCGTACCGACCCTGGGTATTTGCTATGGCATGCAGGCGATGACGGACGCTCTCGGTGGCGCGGTTCTTCCTGCACCGCAGCGAGAATACGGTAGCGCGGTGGTTCGGCCGGAGAATGAAAGGGTGATGTTTCGTGGCCTTCCGGACTCCTTTAAGGTCTGGGCAAGTCACGGAGACTTGGTAGCAACGGCACCCCCAGGATTCTCTATCACGGCTACTAGTAAGAATGCTCCGGTCGCCGCTATGGAGCACGCCGACCGTGGATTGTACGGTTTGCTGTTTCACCCTGAGGTCGTTCATACGGAACATGGTAGCGACATACTTGAAAACTTTGCGAGGGAGATTTGCGGTTGTGTAGGGGACTGGACCATGACCTCATTTGTCCAAGAAACCGTCGAGCATATTCAAGAGCAGGTAGGGGAGTCACGGGTCTTGTGTGCGCTCAGTGGAGGCGTGGATTCTACGGTCGTAGCCCTATTACTTCATCGTGCCATCGGTGACCGACTTACTTGCATATTTGTGGACAATGGCGTGTTACGCGCCGATGAAGCTGCCGAGGTTCGTCAGCGCTTTTCTGAGAAATTGGGTTTACCAGTTGCGTTTGCAGATGCATCACAGTTGTTTTTGGAACGGCTCAAAGGCGTGACTGATCCTGAAGAGAAGCGGATGATCATTGGCAAGGCGTTCATTGAGGTGTTTGAAACAAAAGCTGGCGAACTCGGACCGTTTAAGTTTTTAGCGCAGGGCACGCTCTACCCAGACGTAATCGAAAGCGTATCGGTTGTTGGGCCCTCAGTCCCAATTAAGAGCCACCACAACGTTGGGGGGCTACCAATAGAGATGCAATTCTCCTTGATCGAACCAGTGCGTCAGCTTTTTAAGGATGAGGTTAGACAGGTGGGCATTGAATTGGGTGTTGACGAAGCATTTGTGTGGAGGCAGCCCTTTCCCGGTCCCGGTTTGGCGGTGCGAATACTCGGCGAGGTAACCCCAGACCGATTAAGATTGTTACGCGAGGCAGACGCTATCGTTACGAAAGAGATTAGGGAGGCTGGATGGTATCGGAAGGTGTGGCAGTCGTTTCCGGTGCTCCTGCCGATTCGAAGTGTTGGGGTAATGGGCGACGAGCGGACTTACGAATATACCGTGGCGATCCGAGTAGTTCAGAGCCTTGACGGCATGACAGCGGACTGGGTGCCCTTACCCGCTGAGTTGTTGTCTAGAATGTCATCTCGAATTGTGAACGAGGTGAAGGGAATCAATCGGGTAGTCTACGACATTACCTCAAAGCCGCCATCAACGATTGAGTGGGAATGAGGGTATGCTCTGAAACCCTATAGTACTTGGATACCAGGGAGAATTATATTCATGAAAAACACTATCAAGCACCTGTTACTTTGGACATCAATATTGCTTGTCACCGCCTGTGGTGAGCCGCAGACAATGCAGGCTGATAGTGCTGAGATAGCGGAAGTTAACTATCATAATTCAACGCTAATCGTCGATGAACACCCCGGATTGGCTACAGGTGGTACCCAGAACTTTCCTCCGGGTCGAATTGTGCACTATGCGGAAAATGGCGAAGTTATTATTGAATCCAATATGTTGAAAATGCCACATGATGCATGGAGTATGCAGGACGGTACTTATTGGGTCAGCTTGATACGTGAAAATGCACTATGGCACATTAATACCAATAGTGAGGTTTTAGGAGTTTTGCCTATCGGTGTTTATCCAACTTCTTTTTCGGTACTTGAAAATGGCAATATCTTGGTATCAGGGTGGGATGATGATCATCCAGGTCTCGTACGCGAATATGATCCTACTGGCGATATTGTCTGGCGAGTAGAGGATTTAGTATGGCCATGGAAAGCGCAGCGCCTTGCAAATGGTAATACTATGATTGCAGATGCTGGATCCAACCGAGTCTTTGAAGTTGCCCCGGATGGCACAATAGTGTGGGAGTTTAGTGGGCTTGCTCCAGAGAAAAACGAACTTTTTGAGCACCTCGGCCCCACTTATGTTGATCGAATTGATAATGGAAATACTTTAATTTCTGGACGTGGTGTGGACAGGATTATAGAAGTGGATCAAGCCGGAGACATTATTTGGGAGGTAGGTGCACCACTTATCGATGCTCAGTTTCGAAAACGCGATAAAATATGGGAGGAAAGGACACCTCCAGAAACCCTTATAAACACAGGGTTTCTTCAGAAATAACTACAACAAACTAACAACAAACATCTACCTTAGATGCTTGTTTTTCTCGGTCTATAATATTCAAGTGACCGGTGCTGAATACATCGCAGCCTTCTTGGAAAAGCAGAACTGTAAGAACATTTTCTTAGTTACAGGCGGTGCTTGCGCTTTTATCGTAGATGCAATTTCAAGGAATCCTTCATTAAGATATATCCCAATGCAACATGAGCAGGCAGCTGCTATGGCGGCTGATGTTGCATGGAAAATAAATAGATCAGTAGGGGTTACAGTTGCAACTAGCGGACCAGGTGCAACTAACTTAATCACAGGAATAGCTTGTTCCTATTTTGATTCGATTCCAACTATTCATATAACTGGTCAAGTTAATCAAAAGGAAAAGTTCCCTTTTAAGGGTGCCAAAGTGAGACAGGCAGGCTTTCAAGAAACTAATATAGTTGACCTGGTTAAACCTATTACTAAATATTCGGTCCAAGTTAATAATGCGGAAGAGCTAAAATTGGAACTTGCTAAGGCCTATTCGATAGCCTTAGAAGATAGAAAGGGTCCAGTTTTAATAGATGTCCCTATGGATGTTCAGCAAGAAGAAGTTAACGATGAAGTGCTGATACCAGAGTTAGCACTAGAACACTTTGATTTAGATGTCTGTAGGACAACAATAGAAGACTTTTTTAAAGATTCAAATCAACCACTCG is a genomic window containing:
- the mutS gene encoding DNA mismatch repair protein MutS, producing the protein MRQYLDTKQQYSDAVLFFRMGDFYEMFYEDALTAARALDLTLTSRSKDGDGAAIPMCGVPFHSAEGYIARLVTKGFRVAICEQMNSAKKGKGLVKREIVRVVSPGTLIDSDELNSRKPAFLMAIVPKENSKKEPTKTSAQYGVALVDLSTGEFQVAEYQGATAHQQVLDEISVLQPRELVIPDDMEDSALLKHIGETPITRIDSWTFNLERARDTLCSQLHVQDLEGFGLKERLAATAAAGGLISYLRDTQKCDLSHLRELSLREHSQYLSIDPTTFQHLEIIAASDGSSERCLLSTIDQTVTAMGGRQLRSWLVRPLLSIERIQDRLDAVEEFAFDTVTRGKLREVLKGVVDLERLVARVSLATAGPRDLLALHQSAVLLPRIRGILGDLHAPLTLSLLGELDDLSDLRSLIEKTISEDAPAQARDGGCIREGSNSKLDELRSISNSGRQLISEMEAAERTRTGISSLKIRFNRIFGYYIEISKAHLQSVPDDYHRKQTVAGGERFVTPSLKEYEDSILGADERILEQEIALFEALRKQIAEEIPRIQDTARAVSGLDTLSALAEVAVTHEYTKPQIHNGDEFEAYDVRHPVVERYTPERFVPNDLLLNKLSHQLIILTGPNMGGKSTYLRQAALLTILAQTGSFVPARQAKLPLVDRVFARVGASDNIARGHSTFMVEMEETAHILHTATPRSLVLLDEIGRGTATFDGLSIAWAVAEHLATNQSARPHTLFATHYHELTDLAEALPGVINFHVVAREHNDNLVFLRKVVPGRSDRSYGIQVARLAGLPQKVVRRAREILDGLERDELTRAGRPAMSGSNAPSQEQPGLFQGTGPDDQIRQRLRTLDLDQITPLKALDWLAELKRDMSEE
- the tsaB gene encoding tRNA (adenosine(37)-N6)-threonylcarbamoyltransferase complex dimerization subunit type 1 TsaB; translated protein: MERRSGFQGIVLALETATRPGGIAVLHHGKIVASKSGSADRTHGERLPRDIIDLLGTLDLTVDDVERYAVAVGPGSFTGLRVGISTIQGLSLVKAVPIVGVSTLAALVDGVRDSILVGAWLDGQRNQVFSAGYLRLEEVGSPPTSASSGGLPTIITVPEGFLEIEPHSVGTPQEVSTCWQERLEEKPLTLVGDGAHRYMSEAKDLLGSTVRVLPIPGNLAENVGRLALAASEGQLLGPHALRPLYVRRPDAELARNRRRG
- the rimI gene encoding ribosomal protein S18-alanine N-acetyltransferase — its product is MEASIERASLSRDIDGLVELEALSFQTPWTRQMLIDELSRVSVSEAFVVRFNQESLVGYCSWRLIEGELHLNNLAIHPDYRRQGLARLLLSHLAQDACSRGASSILLEVRSSNTAALGLYGRMGFKRMDRRPDYYRNPVEDAVLLSKSLTQNC
- a CDS encoding YdcH family protein, translating into MSTETEIRERLLLNNEEFQELAANHDMLDTRLAKLGSQHYLTDNEQVEETTLKKQKLHIKDRMEHILRCSLRPPPQVVESSSKSTAGG
- a CDS encoding phosphatidylserine decarboxylase — protein: MPIDRSGVPFVAATAIPAVVLVLLDLLWWAIPFVIVGGFFLFFFRDPRRRPPGTKGAVLAPADGRVLVAGEVVSADPPKGSWWQVSIFLSLADVHMNRVPVEGEVIHILRQSGQFFAAYRGEASSSNARTEVAFRHSDGVIVCRQIVGVLARRIVCRVRVGQKVQAGDRFGIMKFGSRIDLFIPRTATIAVVPGQRVRGGESVVARLVGEEKPKTGF
- the pssA gene encoding CDP-diacylglycerol--serine O-phosphatidyltransferase produces the protein MVVLRGFQSDQRARRGMFLLPSMLTVANLFCGYACLIYTLRGEFGTAAPFIGIALVLDTLDGRIARLMKATSAFGVEFDSLADIVSFGLAPAVLVCAWGLTPFGQLGWAAGFLYLVAAGTRLARFNIQRGTLDKRYFVGMPSPAAACVLAATVFAFPTPSVGAIEALPIFLVILVPASLMITTLRFRSFKEVNLGHRRSYVPLIAIAGVIAVINAHPPFVLAGMAYIYLASGPVEELLSRVEVRRKSAADEADDNSRNTATGDTANRPHFH
- a CDS encoding PQQ-binding-like beta-propeller repeat protein; its protein translation is MAVLAASAIGQDSSPEEILAPSIFPVGYNWQTTLPAAPAGLPAGDETFLYIPLRNDQFVAVSRFDGIVQWTVEQQVDFRPTPSGDTVFVVNDKKVRALWAVSGAEKWHVDLPDPASTEVYSNPDWLIIGLVTGFVSAHARSTGRPIWTQELSAAVLPPTVDDNHLYVPQDNGAIAALELSSGTVLWERQLGGAPGPITVAYDQLYVGTTDNFLYAMDQSDGRIRWRWRTGGDIVGAPVVDSETIYFVSLDNQLRALARKSGVQLWKQDLPTRPVGGLVQFGDALMISGRTLPLHLIYSQTGETAGDFSSAPMLEPLQPGETDLLMAEESEESASTAENAEETESEDSDELNAVELGEALEISTELAAPPIILQAEGASKAEFVLLTGAGELHSYISAKALPLTPQPYIPGMHPTSSLTEANHEVPEWLIKPLRNGTVDLTNLPGMFEITKDLESLDHPPGLRFTPPLTTGLAALPGRGGPAERQLAPFNLLPGIQMSVEDLTRGLEIFWDDGWIVVGSVNDEVLLTPLTKTPGQLLGVPNKSS
- the guaA gene encoding glutamine-hydrolyzing GMP synthase gives rise to the protein MTHQTLVVLDFGSQYTQLIARRLRELSVYAEIVPFNISINDLAARNPVGIILSGGPKSISDRDAPKCDPELFKMTVPTLGICYGMQAMTDALGGAVLPAPQREYGSAVVRPENERVMFRGLPDSFKVWASHGDLVATAPPGFSITATSKNAPVAAMEHADRGLYGLLFHPEVVHTEHGSDILENFAREICGCVGDWTMTSFVQETVEHIQEQVGESRVLCALSGGVDSTVVALLLHRAIGDRLTCIFVDNGVLRADEAAEVRQRFSEKLGLPVAFADASQLFLERLKGVTDPEEKRMIIGKAFIEVFETKAGELGPFKFLAQGTLYPDVIESVSVVGPSVPIKSHHNVGGLPIEMQFSLIEPVRQLFKDEVRQVGIELGVDEAFVWRQPFPGPGLAVRILGEVTPDRLRLLREADAIVTKEIREAGWYRKVWQSFPVLLPIRSVGVMGDERTYEYTVAIRVVQSLDGMTADWVPLPAELLSRMSSRIVNEVKGINRVVYDITSKPPSTIEWE